In Pseudobdellovibrionaceae bacterium, the following proteins share a genomic window:
- the xdhC gene encoding xanthine dehydrogenase accessory protein XdhC, producing the protein MLKWWDKYQELSQDGRPFVLATVVKSVGSTPRKPGTKMLIESSGRFWGTIGGGQLEVLVLAEAAKALAAGEGRLARFDLCPRTGQCCGGSTEVFLEVQNQNPRVYVFGAGHVGQALCRTLAETAFDVHVIDDRPEWIDSSRLPMEVTRHLMNWEAFLPETHWCDKKTYAIIMTPSHEEDRKLLKELLARPAAFVGLIGSRTKWARFQQQLMEEGVPAEALKKVSCPVGLDIGGETPQEIAISIAAQLLRRSNHEPNQ; encoded by the coding sequence ATGTTGAAGTGGTGGGACAAGTATCAGGAACTCAGCCAAGATGGGCGTCCTTTTGTGCTGGCCACAGTGGTGAAGAGTGTGGGCTCCACGCCGCGAAAGCCAGGCACAAAAATGCTCATCGAGTCCAGCGGTCGCTTTTGGGGAACCATTGGTGGCGGGCAATTGGAGGTCCTGGTTTTGGCAGAAGCGGCCAAGGCCTTGGCCGCTGGCGAAGGCCGATTGGCCCGCTTTGATCTGTGCCCCCGCACCGGACAGTGTTGTGGGGGATCGACGGAGGTTTTTTTGGAAGTGCAAAATCAAAACCCGAGGGTTTATGTGTTCGGTGCCGGTCACGTCGGGCAGGCCTTGTGTCGGACTTTAGCTGAAACGGCCTTTGATGTTCATGTTATTGATGATCGACCCGAGTGGATCGACTCCAGCCGCTTGCCCATGGAAGTGACTCGCCATTTAATGAATTGGGAGGCCTTTCTTCCGGAAACGCACTGGTGTGACAAAAAGACCTACGCCATTATAATGACTCCCAGTCATGAGGAAGACCGCAAGCTTCTCAAGGAGCTTCTTGCCCGGCCAGCTGCTTTTGTCGGCCTCATAGGCAGTCGCACCAAATGGGCCCGCTTTCAACAACAGCTCATGGAAGAGGGCGTGCCTGCGGAAGCATTAAAAAAGGTATCTTGCCCCGTGGGTCTGGACATCGGAGGCGAAACTCCTCAGGAAATCGCCATTAGTATTGCAGCTCAACTTTTAAGGAGATCTAATCATGAACCAAATCAGTGA
- the ndhC gene encoding NADH-quinone oxidoreductase subunit A has product MEYILIFLFLILSALFVTGGLVASRLIAPHKPGRVKNRPYECGVKNVGTAWVQFNVAYYLIALLFLIFDVEAAFLFPWAVAFRSAGWIGLLEVGIFIGVLGVGLIYAWKKGALEWV; this is encoded by the coding sequence GTGGAATACATCCTCATTTTTTTGTTCCTGATCCTTTCCGCCTTGTTTGTGACGGGCGGATTGGTTGCGTCTCGTCTGATCGCTCCCCATAAGCCGGGTCGGGTGAAGAACCGCCCTTACGAGTGTGGAGTCAAAAACGTGGGGACGGCCTGGGTGCAATTCAATGTGGCCTATTACCTGATTGCCTTATTGTTTTTGATTTTTGATGTGGAAGCCGCTTTTTTGTTCCCATGGGCGGTGGCCTTTCGCTCAGCGGGTTGGATCGGACTTCTTGAAGTGGGCATCTTTATCGGTGTCCTGGGTGTTGGCTTGATCTATGCCTGGAAGAAAGGGGCCTTGGAATGGGTCTAA
- a CDS encoding hemerythrin domain-containing protein, translated as MNQISDFLTGDHRECDDLFAKAESVVSKGLWDEARMEMEKFTNMFFRHLNMEEEVLFPILEDKMGGPVGPTMVMRSEHQQMRGLVEEMGLAVQDQDQSAFLSASETLMILIQQHNMKEEQILYPMCDEALAEEGHEVIGKMQEVKM; from the coding sequence ATGAACCAAATCAGTGACTTTCTCACCGGTGACCACCGTGAATGTGATGATCTGTTTGCCAAAGCCGAAAGTGTCGTGAGTAAAGGCCTTTGGGATGAAGCGCGCATGGAAATGGAAAAGTTCACCAATATGTTTTTCCGTCACCTCAATATGGAAGAAGAGGTTCTTTTTCCAATCCTGGAGGACAAAATGGGCGGACCTGTTGGACCCACCATGGTTATGCGCAGCGAGCACCAGCAGATGCGTGGCCTGGTCGAGGAAATGGGATTGGCCGTTCAGGATCAGGACCAAAGTGCTTTCTTGAGCGCTTCTGAAACCTTGATGATTTTGATTCAGCAGCACAATATGAAGGAAGAGCAGATTCTCTACCCCATGTGCGACGAAGCCTTGGCTGAAGAAGGTCATGAAGTCATTGGTAAAATGCAGGAAGTAAAGATGTAA
- a CDS encoding DUF2249 domain-containing protein, with product MVDETLVDVRELAPPEPLEKALAAIDQLVPGKYICLHHRREPCGLLPRLKNLGCEHWISRDEDGFCEVFVWLYGDEESRRAIEQKVGRPMDQKPHAG from the coding sequence ATGGTCGATGAAACCTTAGTGGATGTCCGAGAACTGGCACCGCCCGAGCCATTGGAAAAAGCCCTGGCTGCCATCGACCAGTTGGTGCCGGGAAAGTACATTTGCCTTCACCATCGCCGTGAGCCCTGTGGACTCTTGCCACGGTTGAAAAATCTTGGCTGTGAGCATTGGATTTCCCGGGACGAAGACGGATTCTGTGAGGTCTTCGTATGGCTCTATGGCGATGAGGAAAGTCGCCGGGCCATCGAACAGAAAGTGGGGCGTCCCATGGACCAAAAGCCCCATGCCGGGTAG
- a CDS encoding NADH-quinone oxidoreductase subunit B codes for MGLTGQSSYVLTSMDRMMNWARANSLWPLAFGTSCCAIEMMMSSMASRHDLARFGAEVVRPTPRQADLLILAGTIVKRMAKPLRVLYEQMPEPRYVIATGACTISGGPFTYNSYTTVRGADEVIPVDVFVPGCPPRPESLIYGLLTLQKMIKTGEAMGQPYKRKRPVTAALPPGITQEQLQKEIAEFLDAHSIIDVEAAANNQRWEKERY; via the coding sequence ATGGGTCTAACCGGGCAGAGCTCTTATGTGCTGACCTCCATGGATCGGATGATGAATTGGGCCAGGGCCAACAGCCTTTGGCCTCTGGCATTTGGTACCAGCTGTTGTGCCATTGAAATGATGATGTCCTCCATGGCCTCACGTCACGATTTGGCGCGCTTCGGGGCAGAGGTCGTGAGACCCACTCCGCGCCAGGCCGACCTTTTAATTTTAGCCGGCACCATTGTTAAGCGTATGGCAAAACCCTTGCGCGTACTCTATGAGCAAATGCCCGAGCCTCGTTATGTGATTGCCACTGGTGCTTGCACCATTTCAGGCGGCCCTTTTACTTACAACTCCTACACCACTGTGCGCGGAGCCGATGAAGTTATTCCGGTGGATGTGTTTGTGCCCGGATGTCCTCCAAGGCCTGAGTCTTTGATCTATGGACTTTTGACCCTGCAAAAAATGATTAAGACTGGTGAGGCCATGGGCCAACCCTATAAGCGCAAGCGCCCGGTGACGGCGGCTCTCCCTCCGGGGATCACCCAGGAACAGCTGCAAAAAGAAATTGCTGAATTCCTCGACGCTCACTCAATCATCGATGTGGAGGCTGCG
- a CDS encoding FAD binding domain-containing protein, which yields MIVENSRFFRPVDMDSLTKLLADESLGHTMFMAGGTDLIPALKRQGQSPQSVIALSQIAELKGIRLAAQEKALHLGPLTRLVDVAKDLLIKEHFPALAETAALVASPQIRNQATIGGNIMVDNRCKYYNQSDVDRVSHGACFKAGGGICHLIPKATPKSVPVCRARFVSDLAPVLILANTQLVIQGRSGERLLPMKDLYEQEGLYGARLNPGEVLVGIEIPLPLPGMIRYDKLRIRQAIDFPSLGVAMLKEKRGDKEILQACLTGVDTHPVHLEFVRQDYGSDEEFWQTVAQVAMKSVTPLKQDFFPPQYKRQMIPVLLKRLYKD from the coding sequence ATGATTGTCGAGAACAGTCGATTCTTTCGTCCTGTGGATATGGATAGTCTGACCAAGTTGTTGGCAGATGAATCTCTTGGGCACACCATGTTTATGGCCGGCGGTACGGATTTGATTCCAGCTCTTAAGCGCCAGGGGCAGAGTCCCCAGTCGGTGATTGCTCTGTCGCAGATTGCAGAACTCAAAGGAATTCGCCTGGCGGCTCAGGAGAAGGCCCTTCATTTGGGACCTCTCACGCGATTGGTGGATGTGGCGAAAGACCTTTTGATTAAAGAGCATTTTCCGGCCCTGGCTGAAACCGCAGCCCTGGTGGCCAGTCCCCAGATTCGCAATCAGGCCACCATCGGTGGCAACATCATGGTGGACAATCGCTGCAAGTACTACAATCAAAGTGATGTGGACCGGGTTTCCCATGGTGCGTGCTTTAAGGCGGGAGGTGGAATCTGTCATTTGATTCCCAAGGCCACACCTAAAAGTGTTCCTGTGTGTCGGGCGCGCTTTGTCTCGGATCTGGCGCCGGTGTTGATATTGGCCAACACTCAGTTGGTGATTCAAGGCAGAAGCGGTGAGAGGTTGCTCCCCATGAAGGACCTCTACGAGCAAGAAGGGCTTTACGGTGCTCGCCTCAACCCAGGTGAGGTGTTGGTGGGCATTGAAATCCCCCTGCCGCTTCCGGGAATGATTCGCTATGACAAGCTGCGGATCCGCCAGGCCATTGACTTTCCCTCTTTGGGAGTGGCAATGCTCAAGGAGAAAAGGGGTGATAAGGAGATCCTTCAGGCCTGTTTGACTGGCGTGGACACCCATCCGGTGCATTTGGAATTTGTCAGACAGGACTACGGATCGGATGAGGAGTTTTGGCAAACAGTGGCCCAAGTGGCGATGAAATCAGTGACTCCATTAAAGCAGGACTTTTTCCCACCTCAGTACAAGCGTCAGATGATTCCGGTTCTGCTCAAGAGGCTTTATAAGGATTGA
- a CDS encoding YfhL family 4Fe-4S dicluster ferredoxin, which produces MALKITDECTSCSACEPECPNGAITEGDGIYIIDPNLCTECVGFHDTMQCADVCPVDCCVSDENHPESNDDLISKVKKIHPDQDFGDAPPSHHN; this is translated from the coding sequence GTGGCTCTCAAGATTACAGATGAATGCACCAGTTGCAGTGCCTGTGAACCAGAATGCCCAAACGGGGCGATTACCGAGGGTGATGGGATCTATATCATTGATCCTAACCTTTGCACCGAGTGTGTGGGTTTCCACGATACTATGCAGTGTGCGGATGTTTGCCCTGTGGATTGCTGTGTTTCGGATGAAAATCACCCTGAGTCGAACGATGATTTGATTTCAAAAGTAAAGAAGATCCATCCTGACCAGGATTTTGGTGACGCTCCTCCCTCTCATCATAATTAA